In Podarcis muralis chromosome 7, rPodMur119.hap1.1, whole genome shotgun sequence, the genomic stretch ATGAGATAACGAAAAACTTCTGGGTCCACTTTCCCCATGCCATGCATGATTTTAATAAACTTCAATCATAATGCAGTAAACTTGAATCCTCACATTTTCTCTAAGCTAAGAAGTCCCAGAtgcttcataggggagttgctccacccccttgaaagttttccaactctacaatatcctttctgaggtcaggcaaccagaactgtacacagtattccaactgTGCTTGCCCCATATAACGGCAACTCCTTTCTTAATGATCCCTGGCATGGAATCTGCCTTTTTCCACAACTGTTGCTGTGAAAGAGAACACTTGGAAATAACAAAACTGAGGACTTCAAACAAGTTGGAGAGGATAAAGACTGCTGCCAGggcttctatttttttaaaaaatctacacaTTTCCCAGCACTATGAAGTTAAACATATCGTCTCTTCTAGTATATGTAATAACTTTGACCACACCATTATTATGCCACATTGAATTTTATATGCTTTCTGTGTTTGTGATATAGGTCAGATGTATGTTACAGTCACGCAAACAGATAAGATTTACATACAGATGTTCCATGTTACGATTAGCCAGTGACAAGCAATTAATCTATATATGCTGTGCTTATGTTTTTTATTAGGTCCAGGTTCCCAAAAATCATTACAAAATTTAATAAGTACTTCTTTtgccagtaaggtaaaggtaaacgacccctgacagttaagttcagtcgcaaatgactctagggttgcggctctcatcttgctttactggtcgagggagctgacggtttgtctgcaggcagtttttccaggtcatgtggtcaacatgactaagccacttctagcgaaaccagtgcagtgcacggaaacgccgtttaccttcccgccagagtggtacctatttatctacttgcactttgacgtgctttcgaactgctcagtTTGCAGGAGCTgtgaccgaacaacaggagctcaccccgtcgcagggtgaCCAGGGTGACCGCTgacttctggtcggcaagcccaagcctcagtggtttacaccacagcgccacccacgtcccagttgcCAGTAAGTTATATTCCTTCAAAAACCAGCTATCAAACTAGAGAGGAAGGCTCACAGTGGTTCTGCTCAGGATACTTTACTCCTCTCTTTTCTTAACTACAGAAACTACAACTGCAAGGAGTTGGAAGTAAGGAGCCACAACCACTGTTTCCCTTAACCTCTCCCTGAAACTGATAAATTTCTGTCTTTTTGCTGGACAAAGGTTATGTGAAATTCATCCACTGCAGTTTTTCCTTGCATAGGACAGTAGTAAAGAACTTGGTTAGATTTCTACATTTTTGTTCAGCTCTTAAAAGGGACATAGGTTTTGCCAGGGGAAAATGTGGCAATCCTAATCTAGTTTTGTAACATCATCACTTCACAGTCTGGTTATGTCAGATTTTGCTGTTTGGCTGAGTTGGGACTGCATTAAAATTCCATGCCAAGATAATTAGGTGCTCTGTGTTCTTTTCCCTGTCCCCACCCCAATCCTATGCATCAGCATTGCTGTGTTATATGATATCTTCCTGCACGCCTTATTACTGGCATAGCACATCTGAGGACTATAAAATATACATGCAAAacattgttttgctttccagATATCTCTATATTTTATGGCTAACATTGAGAATGCATAGGCTTTTACACAGAGTTGCAGTACTCAGGATACCATAACTTTTGTAAGGTAACGTTTTGAACTGAACTTAAGTAGTAATCACATGTAACTACATAAAAAAATTCAgtatttttcaatatttttcaATATTTTCCAAGCCTTCCAATGCCTTgcatagttaaaaaaaaaaaatcccaccaaaATAATGCAAAACTTGTTATGTGTCTTACTTTAAAACCTGGCCCAGAAATTGAATGTTTTTCAAGCAGCAAACTAGTTCCACAGCAAGTGATTAAATCCATTTAAGTAAGATGTGGCCAAGTTTAACCCAATCAGATTAGGCACTGGAAGTAAACAACTTTCAGTAAGTTAGAACTAAGCTGGAAAAGCACAGTAGTTCCTGAATGCAAGGCAGACAACCCATGTGTTGTTGAATTCTGTGTAAAATTCTGAAATGCCTACATTAAGTGAGGGCCTTCTCTCATTGAGCTAGTTCAAACATAATACTAAGCCATAGTTCAGTGTAACAAGAAGGATTTGTCAGGTTTGTGCAACTCTCTTCCAGTGCAGACATGAGGAGGaatttggaagcttttgcttatattttttaaaaattaaatcacaTGTActagcagaggaaggggtgtgcagTAGGTGCGGCTtgcccgggtgtcatccctgagtggGGGTGACATTGCCTTGGGTGGCGCTCGCCgcgggtgccggagcagctagctccgcctctgatcACATGTTGCCCAAACCTGACAATCTGTGGTTAAACAGTGCTGAAataagcagggccgtcttaaccagaggcaccaggctctcaggggcgccaggccaagagtctggggcccgagagttggagtccggggaagagcccacccgttCGGTCGGAGCACCACggagggctcttctgctgcgggcggctctgcgcctcgaGTTCGGGAGCaagcaagccagccagccagtgagGCGCTGAGGCAACTCTGGGGTGGCggtgggcagatctttgcaccctggcgccgcatatgcttaagatggcacTGGAAATAAGCTAACTTGAGACTGTAGTTTAAGAAACGGTCTTATTACAAAAATCCCAGAGTTAAGGTTAACCGTAGCTTAGGGCTATGATTGAAAAATGTATGTGAAAAATATTCATTCAGGTGAGATCTTTGACtaggaggaacataggaagtttcattgtacagtggtacctcaggttaagtacttaattcgttccggaggtccgtacttaacctgaaactgttcttaacctgaagcaccactttagctaatgtggcctcctgctgctgccgcgccgcaggagcacgatttctgttctcatcctgatgcaaagttcttaacctgaagcactatttctgggttagcggaatctgtaacctgaagtgtatgtaacctgaagcgtatgtaacctgaggtaccactgtaccaggtcaGTTTTTTCCAGTATTGTCTCCTCTGGCATTCAGGATTTTTCATACCATCTTCTAACTGATCCTTTTAAACAGAGGTGCCAGATATTGCACTTAGAACCTTCTGactcaaaacatgtgctctagcTGCTACCGCTAAGCTACCGTCCGTCACTGAATTCGAACCTGCTGCTCCTTGCTCCTGTTCCGCAAAATCAACATGGATTTGAATTGCATCGCCTTCTAGCACTGCACCTTTATGTTAAAAAGCAAACCCAGCACATTGTAATCAGCCCAAGGTCTTTTAACTCTCAGCTAAGCAGATGATGACAAGCAGCTAGGATCACAGCCTGTGTGGCTATCCATGAGCTTGGCTGCTGTTCTCTGTCAGACAAGGATGAATGGGTCGGCTCCAGCCCCCTCTGTGAAACCCTCAGCGCGGCAACccgtcttgctggccacatgatgccTTTCCCTTTGAAGAAAGCAAATCCTCAATTTTCTGTCTTTGTGTTGTTAGGAGAGGAAAGCTacctgtgtgtgtgcactgtgtgtgtgtgtgtgccttactCAGAGAGGCAAAAAGGAGAGCAGCACTGCAGTCTCATCTTGCAGATTGTGTCCTTGGTGTGATATTAAAGTGTTTCATGAATCCACAAGCGGAGAAGCTCTTCAGGGGGTAGCACTTGCACCGACTCATCACATTTCTCCGTCTCCTCTCCCCTGTAATTTAGTAGCCTAGCAGGTGATTCTGTTACTTTCtggaaaagaggggggaggagggaaaaaaaacATACAGTAATGGGGAAAAGATGGAAGAGCATTTACTTCGCCACTGCAGAGGGATGGAGGTACTGGATTAGTATTGCAAAGCTCAGTGTTCAAAGCAGTGCTCAGGGCTGTAGCCATAAGAGGGCCTGTGTAAGTCTGATTCCCTGAGGCAGAAATGAGGAACCTGGCTTCCTCCAGTTGTTTAagggcttccatcagccccagccagcatggccaatggtcagggtcagGGATAGTGGAAACTGGACAGTTTCTCAAGGGCCACAGTGTTGCCCACCCCAGCTTTAAGTGATATCCCACcctgctttttaattttaaaagttaaGTATCTAGCCCTCTTCATGGTGGCGCTACGAGGGGAGAAGAGCACAGGTAGGATTCTACCTGATAGCTCACTAGGTTGCTCCAGTGCTGGGTTCAACAAGCACAAAGGCAAATATAGTTACATAGCTTTAAACACACTGAGCTACCTGTAACCCTTACAGCATTATCCCTTCATTTACAAATCTGAGCACCTCAATGATTTGACATTTGTCATTTCAAGGTTATGTGCACATTCTAATAACATTCCCCcctacaaagaattctgggcaatgtgaagaagagaagaagagtttggatttgatatcccgctttatcactactcgaaggagtctcaaagcggctaacattctcctttcccttctttccccacaacaaacactctgtgaggtgagtggggctgagagacttcagagaagtgtgactggcccaaggtcacccagcatgtggaggagcggagacgcgaacccggttccccagattacgagcctaccgctcctaaccactacaccacatgtgttttatccctcacagaattacaattctCAGCAACCTGTAACAATAATGCCCagaattcatgggggggggggggagagaaatgttattttaaaaggtaTGGTCATGTGTCTGCAGCCAGACTGATTGCTGCTCTTATGCATTCTAATAACCTGCCCTGGTAACAAGCACAGTATACGCGCCAAGCTTCAACCCATGGCTTTTAAAAGCAGGGCACATCTACCTTTTCTGGAAGTGTTAAGGCACAACCTCAGTACAGTACTCCAAACCATTTCTTATCTTACCAAAGTGTCCGGCAGGCTCTCGTTCGGGCAGCAGGAATACTGGCAGATCTGACATGTTTTCCAGGCAACCCAAAGAAGGGCCAAAAGAGTCACAACAGAGATAACCAAGAAGAGTGGGGCGAAGGTGACCAATATGGCTTTGCCTGCTGGAGACAAAAAAAGAGTCTGTAGTTGCTAAGAGGGCAGAAAAACACAATGAGGGGCTCTGAGCTGAAAAGTATCTGTGAATTGATATAATTGCCACTGCTGCACATTGTGTTTACATGGCTTTGCACTGTTCTGAAGAAGAGTAATGTGAAGCAGTAAAGTAAAGGGAAGCagtgctccctttcccttatggggtattccagagcccatatagagtccttaagtgggttccgtatcggtaggagaaaataacagaggccaaccagagtacattgagaagcaaagcggctagtaagcctgatctttattcaaggaactgttgcaacagggtccccactcaccacatgcaggagggaggagaaccctgaacaatggtacgcaagcccttatatagacttttgaaattgcccaccctgtaagCCCAACAAAGGTGTCACAAATGTTCAAGTTTTTATTAGATTTATCTGCCCTGGCCCCCCAGCAGTGGAGAACCATATCTGGAAAGGAGAGTATCTTTGTTGTTCTTACCTTCGGCCCTCACACACTGCACCTGGCTGAAATTGCTGCTCCGGTTTATGGCTTCAACATAGGTCTGGGCTTTAACACAGTATTCAGTACCAGCTTCCATGGTGTCCATATGTAAGGTAGTGCTGCTGTCTTTCACCACTTTGCGATATACCTAGGGTGAAATCAGTTGCATTTGATCAGGTAATGGGAACATATAGCTCAGGcgtccccaacctgcggccctccagatgttttggcctacaactcccatgatccctagctaacaggaccagtggtcagggatgatgggaattgtagtccaaaacatctggagggccaaagcttggggatgcctgatatagCTGTCCAGACTAGAGACGGAAAGTTCTGTGAATTTTGGTTCTCTTGGGTTCTTATTTTGCCAGTCTGAAACgcacattttatattttaaaaaatcttcatgaaaattcagcatttaAGCACAAATTTATCCTATTGAACTTAATTTTATATGCAGCACAAACTAATGTACAAAcactttccccctaatataatgtatttttgtatgttattttcactggtgtctttgtttttatgcacacttttacctaatatatgcatttttgtaaaaatcaTTTGGAGAACAGCATCAGAAAATTCTGATaagagcaaattttgaaagatatCTATGTTTCTGTTCACATGTTGTTTTGGAATGCACAAATTTGATagattctgctttaaatgcatactgaatggaatttctcctccatccctactccaGACTTTATTGCATTACAACTTCTATCATCCCTCTTCATTGATCGTCCTGATTTGGGCTGaggtgagttggagtccaacaacacctggagggccacaggttccccacccctatatTTGATTAACTGGTCTGTTCTTTGCTTTGGCATGAGATCCTGTTTGGTCACCCACTCTGACACCCAAATATTAATGAACTCCATTGCTAAACAAGAAGAACCACCACAGCCCATTTCTGTAATGCAGCCAAATGCCTAAGACAAGGTGCACAAATACTAGAGCCAAAACAAAAACTGTTCACAAATTTGAAAATTCTGCAAGATTTCAGAATGCAAATTTGGCTTTTTGAATTTCCGGTTATTTTCGCATTTTGCTTTCAGATACTTTCAGAGGCACTCATTTAAAAACCGTCTCAGGGAAATATAAATAGGAATGTCTGCAAGCAAATTCAAGTTAGATCTtcccactcccccaccccttttatttcTAGGCAGTTGTAAGAAATTCTGGGCGATTAGGGAGTTGTAGGAAGTAAAATTATTATAGTACAAGACAAATGAAATAAGAGATTAACCCAGGTTCCCTTGTATAgggaagggccaaaggttctgaaAGCTACCAAGTAAATTGTTTTCTGATTTCTTTGTAGGTAAGCTGAGCAGCTGCCAAACTAGACATTACTTCAATTGCATAGATAGCAacaatgtctttaaaaaaaatgtaatactAGGTTAGTGGAAGAAGCAATTTTCACCGGGATAGCAGAGTGTAGGGAAGGGAAGGTTTAATCCAAATTGAACTTTTTTTCTAAAGCTAACTGCAGCAgggcataaaggtaaagataaagggacccctgaccaataggtccagtcgtgaccgactctggggttgaggcgctcatctcgctttattggccgagggagctggcgtacagcacgtggccagcatgactaagccgcttctggtgaaccagagcagcgcacggaaatgccgtttaccttcccgctggagcggtacctttttatctacttgcactttgatgtgcttttgaactgctaggagcagggaccgagcaatgggacctcactccgtcgcagggatttgaaccgccgaccttctgattggcaagtcctaggctttgtggttaaGGTGATTTTAATTGAGATCATTGCCCTTGGCCCTGGTACAGAAGCTCCAGCTGGGGCAGAATGCACTGGCCAGACAGCTGATGGGGGCACATGGCTGGCAACATGTGATACCATTGTTAAAACCTCTGtactggctgcccatctactactGAGCCAGCTTCAAAGTCCTTGCATTAATTTCTGTTTCACTGCGAAGGAGCAACTGAGAAAGCCTCTCAGTGCAGGCCCTTGCACTTTTTGCAAGCTGATCTTTAAACTTattgataaaaagtcttttaagACATGCACATCCCTGAGCTTTCTGCACCTTGGgttccacaactgaaaaggccataCCCTGCGCCACAGCCATTCTGACCTCCTATGGTGATTAAATATAAAACAGATCCTCCAGTTTATTGTTGTGGCCAGGCAGACTCACTGGGAGAAGGCCATCTTTTAAACAGTCTGTTCCCACTTAGGATGTTTGCATCACAGCAAGTAGGAATCAAAGAGATTGCATACACCATCAGGCAACAGTATAGagcaagaagaaaaatggaattaGGAAGGACTAAAGTGAAGTCTCCTTGTGGATCGTTTTCTGTGCTCCTACATCATAATAACGTTCAGAGTTTTTGGCAGAGCTTCAGGATAGCCTAACCTAACTTCTAgaccagggatgtggaacctgtggtcctccagacattgATGGTCTACAACATCTCTGATCATGGCctatgctggccagggctggtggaagtccaataacatatggaaggccacaggttcctcatcaatGCATTTGATCTTGTCCATGTAATGCATGAGAACTTTCTTCTCTTTTGTTCCTGCATTCTCAGGCCAGATATAAGACCAAAACGTACCTTGTGCCCTTGGCCCTTCTTCCAGTAATAGATCCAGAATTCAAAGGCAGGTCCTAGACGCTCAAGTTCCACTAGCAAATGATATCCATCAGCTGTGACAGTCAACATAGGTGGAATGAGGGAGGCTGTGAAAACGACAGAATCATATCCATCATGGGACCATACATGAATCTTGCATCCCAGCTCAGGAGAAACAAGGATCAATATGCTGTGGAACAGCCTAAAGCAGGGGTCCCCAACCTTTTCTGAGCCTGGGGgaacatttggaaatctaagaaactgttGTGAGcatcacaaaatacccatttcatagAACAAAAACTGTCAATGCTCAGgaaccccacccctcaaaaagccCCTCAGTCCCAATACCAATACACAtcccaaaacaaaaaccagacaaTAAGGGGGAAAATGCAACTTCCAAAAGTTCCCAtgccaaagaaaaggaaaaaagacaaaTATACACAccccaaacaaacagaaaaaaagcaGGCAAAGCTGCCAGGGGAGACGGGACAGGACAGGGGCTTTATGAGGAAAAGGAGGTAAGATGGCATTTCTGGATGCTTACCATATGCTtacccatctcttgcgggggtgcaattagtgccagcaccgtccgttaagagtttgggtgtaatcttcgacacctccctttccatggaggcgcagattgcagctataacaaaggcggcatttttccatctccgccaagctaagcagttggctccttacctctctcgccctgacctagccactgtgatccacgcgacggtcacctccagactggattattgtaactcgctctacgtggggctgcccttgagactgacccagaaactccagcgggtgcagaatgctgcagcgagactccttacaaggtcttcgctgcgagatcacattcacccggtgctataccagctgcactggctcccggtggagtacaggatcaggtttaaggtgctggttttaacctttaaagccctatacggcttaggaccctcgtacctatgggaccgcctctcctggtatgccccacagagaaacttacggtcttcaaataaaaacatcttgaaggtcccaggccacagagaagttaggctggcctcaacgagagccagggccttttcggctgtggctccgatctggtggaacactctgtcacaagagaccagggccctgcgggacttgacatctttccgcagggcctgcaagacagagctgttccaccaggcctttggcaagggcacagcctgactccctccttcggcaatcttcgcggagctctggcccaatggctgccagtggcttgaattaattaattttagaatgaatgattttagagtgttgtttatgttgtacttttgtaccgttttattgttgttagccgccctgagcccggctaaggctggggagggcgggatataaataaaatttattattattattattattattattattattattattattattattattatttgtagccaGGCACAGCATCACCTTGgtttaaataacaacaccctgcaATATAAATAATGGAGGGCAGAGAGGGACCTCGGCAGGTCCCCATGAACACCATATTGGAGGCTGCCAGCCTAACTTGGAATTTCCAAAATGTTCTGAACTTAAAAGGAGATCAGATGGGTATTTGGCATATACTCATTAAgtatctcccctccccaccccaatgctGTGGTCCTACTCAATCTTACCCTACTTCAGTTGATctgattaaaagagagagagagagagagaagagaagatccATCCATGAATCTCAAACATTTCATCTGCTTTAGTCCTTACAGTGCATTCTGTGCAAAATTTGCATTCAGTGTGGTTATCTCATTTGTGGTCCCAGTCTATGGAATGTATAGTATTGCCCAAAGTGATCCACTTGAGCAGAAGCTTACAGCTTTATTTTCAGTGCTGATGTACTGAGTTTGTGAGGTGCTCTCATGCTGATGCACAAATCTTTAGGTACCATCTTGAATCTGTCATCTGTTTTCTCCGATTCCTTCTTGTTTTTCTAGTACGTAGAAACCCCTCAGGGCTAAGTTGGGAGTGGAAACTGGATTCCACCATCAGGGCCAGGCATTTAGCAATCTTGCATAGACTTGAAATGTTTCTTGGGCTGCTGAGTTATCAGTTTTGCCTGCAGGCGTCATCTACAGTAATAGTACCAGCAATAGCTACAGAAGAAGGAAGGACAAACCAGTTCTGTCTAGATTCGAAGGGAGACTATACCATCCAAATTACAGTGTGCCTTTATGAAATGCATAGAGAATGGTGATTCAGGCAGATAGAATCAGAAGCATCTGACCAGCTTGTACTCTTGAAGTTCACTCCTATACATCAACTGATAAAGAAAAGGGAGCCCTAGCTTCCTTTCCAGCTAGGGCAAAAAACTAAAAGAGTTGAAAAATGCTGCATCAACTGTCAAATTTTGGGAACAACTTTGTCTGGAAGTCGTATTTTCTGAGCTGGAATCCATACttctagataataataataataataataataataataataataataataatttattatttgtaccccgcccatctggctgggtttccccagccactctgggcggcttccacaaagaccaaaaatacactaatatgtcatacattaaaaacttccctgaacagggctgcattaagatgtcttctgaatgtcaggtagttgtttatcactttgacatctgatgggagggcattccacagggtgggcgccactactgagaaggccctctgcctggttccctgtagctttgcttctcgcaatgagggaactgccagaaggccctcagcgctggacctcagcgtccaggcagaacgatgggggtggagacgctccttcaggtatactgggccgaggccgtttagggctttaaaggtcaacaccaacactttgaattgtgctcggaaacgtactgggagccaatgtaggtctttcaagaccagtgttatgtggtctcggcggccgcccccagtcaccagtctagctgccgcattctggattagttgtagtttctgggtcaccttcaaaggtagccccacatagagtgcattacagtagtccaagtgagagagaactagagcatgcaccactctggtgagacagtccgcgggcaggtagggtctcagcctgcgtaccaggtggagctggtagacagctgccctggatacagaattgacctgcgcctccatggacagatgtGTGTTTATTAGGTTAAATGTGCTGGCGGAAACTCACTTGCTCCAAACCCATTTTTATTACGACCtcacatttgtggaatgctgaGCCATGGGATTCAAAACAGATTTTCCGCCTCAACCCTGGCAAATTCCATCAAATTAAAGCAGGGAACTGGGGAGAACTGCACTTGCTATAATTCTCCTAACTACCAAAGGCGCAGGAAAATCCCTAAGTCATTCGATCCAACGGTGAGGCAGCCCACCATTACGTAGGCCCACAGGAGCCAaatcctaggggccgaggtctgTTCAGCCTACCacgataaaatatttgagggggtcgggggggggtcctaaagttgatgggcattgccagtcacatggtgtgcatgcacagcatcatgtgattgattatgcgggaAAGCCcttatctctcccctcccccaatattttaactAAGTTGGCACCCTATGTAGGCCCCAACCTGTGTACGTTCaattgtttcacacacacacagttttatcACCTTAATCAGGACCAAGTTTGTGGGGAGGCGTTTCCCACAGCAAAATGCTGTTGGTTTCCCAACTCAGTCAAGAGCTTACCTGCCGACAGTGGCAGGCAGACCTGAGCTGCCATTCAGATTTCACAAAGTGCCCTGGAGTGATGCTATATGTACATCGAGTGCTCCAGTGCATTGTGAGAAATTTAAAACTGCAACTCAAAGCTGCCTTCCTCAGCTTTGAAGAAGGAGAGGGTGGGGCATGAGTCTGCTTCAGTGGGGTCCTGGCAGGtttatagaatcaaagaattgtagagttggaagggaccccaagcctcatctagtccaccccatgcaatgcaggaatctcagctaaagcatccaagacagatggacatccaacctctgcttgaaaacctccaaggaaggagagtccaccacctcctgagggaaaccattccactgttgaacagctcttaatgtcagaaagcttttcctgatgtttagtcggaatctcctttttgtaacttgaagccattggtttgagtcctaccctccagagcaggagaaaacaagcttgttccctcttccatgtgacagtccttgagatatttgaagatggctatccaatctcctcttttccaggagaAGCTGCTCGGGTCCTGGCTAAGCTGCTCAATGGGGCCAGTTTGCTGACACCCAGGACTGAC encodes the following:
- the IL20RB gene encoding interleukin-20 receptor subunit beta, encoding MAICFRSFIFSLMPLFVSGVLLPAPRNITILSTNMKHFLVWSPVTVPGAAVKYSVEFQGEYERDYANDSWIPIGECTGISVTQCDITEDISATVPYDLRVRAGVGTQASHWATLSSFFNRVTTSLIPPMLTVTADGYHLLVELERLGPAFEFWIYYWKKGQGHKVYRKVVKDSSTTLHMDTMEAGTEYCVKAQTYVEAINRSSNFSQVQCVRAEAGKAILVTFAPLFLVISVVTLLALLWVAWKTCQICQYSCCPNESLPDTLKVTESPARLLNYRGEETEKCDESVQVLPPEELLRLWIHETL